Proteins co-encoded in one Flavobacteriaceae bacterium MAR_2009_75 genomic window:
- a CDS encoding protein involved in gliding motility GldA: MSIVVKNISKTFGTQKALDRISFTLEKGEIVGFLGPNGAGKSTMMKILTTYHQADEGEAQVNSFDVSTHKKDVQRSIGYLPEHNPLYLEMYVKEYLAFNADVYKTDKNRIAEVIEQTGLSPEAHKKIGQLSKGYRQRVGLAAALLHDPEVLILDEPTTGLDPNQLIEIRKLIKEIGKEKTILLSTHIMKEVEAVCDRVLIINQGNLVADKKLAELREEDEQIIEVEFDYRVEEAFLQRLPHVKNVKNSGGFVYEITFSTATDMRPAVFDFAHDNKLKTLQLSRKNKNLESLFSELTARPTETL, from the coding sequence ATGTCAATCGTTGTCAAGAACATTTCAAAAACATTTGGTACACAAAAAGCACTTGACCGTATTTCTTTCACACTTGAAAAAGGTGAAATAGTTGGTTTTCTGGGGCCGAATGGGGCAGGTAAATCGACCATGATGAAAATCTTGACCACTTACCATCAAGCTGATGAAGGCGAAGCCCAAGTGAACTCTTTTGATGTTTCAACCCATAAAAAAGATGTTCAAAGAAGTATTGGATATTTACCGGAACACAATCCGCTTTATTTAGAAATGTACGTTAAAGAATATCTCGCATTTAATGCGGATGTCTATAAAACGGATAAAAACCGAATTGCAGAAGTCATAGAACAAACGGGGCTATCACCTGAAGCACATAAAAAAATTGGGCAACTTTCTAAAGGATATCGTCAACGGGTGGGGCTAGCTGCAGCATTATTGCACGACCCTGAAGTATTGATTCTTGATGAACCTACAACGGGCCTTGACCCAAATCAACTAATTGAAATACGTAAGCTTATTAAGGAAATTGGGAAAGAAAAAACCATACTGCTCTCTACCCATATTATGAAAGAGGTGGAAGCCGTTTGCGACCGAGTGCTGATTATTAACCAAGGAAATTTGGTAGCCGATAAAAAATTGGCCGAACTTAGAGAGGAAGATGAACAGATTATCGAAGTAGAGTTTGATTACCGTGTAGAAGAAGCTTTTTTACAGCGTTTACCCCACGTAAAAAATGTAAAAAACTCTGGAGGGTTTGTCTATGAAATCACCTTCAGCACGGCAACAGACATGCGCCCTGCGGTTTTCGACTTTGCCCACGACAATAAGCTAAAGACCTTACAATTGAGCAGAAAGAACAAAAATCTGGAAAGCCTATTTTCAGAGCTTACTGCAAGGCCTACCGAGACGTTATAG
- a CDS encoding prephenate dehydratase, whose protein sequence is MNLKIAIQGIKGSNHHQVAKDYFQDDNQLVECMSFDFLVDRLLDKTADVGVMAIENSIAGSIIPNYALVYHQNLHIIGEHYLNINHNLMVLKGQGIDDIEEVRSHPMALLQCKEFFRDYPKVKLVEDVDTAETARCIQDEKLKHVAAIAPQVAADLYDLDIVAPEIQTIKNNATRFIIVKTKNKELPKEEINKASVRFVTGHKRGSLAAVLNVMSDCRLSLTKIQSLPIIETPWKYSFFVDVTFEDYEYFEKSKSLLNIMAEDFKVLGEYKNARI, encoded by the coding sequence ATGAATTTAAAGATAGCCATACAGGGAATCAAAGGCTCTAACCACCATCAGGTAGCCAAAGATTATTTTCAAGATGATAACCAATTGGTAGAGTGCATGTCTTTTGATTTTTTGGTAGATAGACTATTGGATAAAACCGCTGATGTCGGGGTGATGGCCATAGAGAATTCGATTGCGGGGTCAATCATTCCGAATTATGCTCTTGTATATCACCAAAACCTACACATTATCGGAGAACATTACCTGAATATCAATCACAATTTGATGGTGCTGAAAGGGCAGGGTATCGACGACATAGAAGAGGTGCGATCGCACCCGATGGCATTGTTGCAGTGCAAAGAGTTTTTTCGAGATTACCCCAAAGTAAAGTTGGTAGAAGATGTTGATACGGCAGAGACTGCAAGATGTATTCAAGATGAAAAATTGAAGCATGTGGCGGCAATCGCCCCTCAAGTTGCGGCCGACCTGTATGATTTGGACATCGTAGCGCCAGAGATACAAACTATCAAGAATAATGCAACTCGTTTTATTATTGTAAAGACAAAAAATAAAGAGTTGCCAAAAGAGGAAATCAATAAGGCTTCGGTACGTTTCGTTACGGGGCATAAGCGCGGTAGTTTGGCGGCCGTGCTTAATGTGATGAGTGACTGTCGCTTGAGTTTGACCAAGATTCAGTCATTGCCCATAATCGAGACTCCTTGGAAGTATTCCTTTTTTGTTGATGTTACTTTTGAAGATTACGAATACTTTGAGAAATCGAAATCGCTGTTGAACATCATGGCGGAAGACTTTAAAGTTTTAGGAGAATATAAAAATGCCAGAATATGA